The genomic segment ACTGCGCGCCATTGCTCAAGCCGCAGCAGACGGGGTTATTGATGGGCGCACCATCCAACAAGCCCTGGCTATTGCACGCTCACTTGTCGATCGCGCCATCACAGATCCAGTTGAAGGCACCGTCGTTACGGTGCTGCGCTCTGCAGCCATCGAAGCAGAACACCTCGTAGATGCTGGCACCACCGAACTCCCAGATGTGGTTAACGCCGCCGTGACTGCAGCGCGCACAGCACTTGCCAGAACACCATCCCAACTCGCAGTGCTCCGCGAAGCAGGTGTCGTAGATGCCGGAGGCCAAGGCCTCGTTATCCTCCTCGAAGCATTAGCTGCACAAATCATGGGAACACATTCTGCCACCAGCCCACACAACCCTGGCGAACTCGACGAAGAACCCACATTCCACGGCAAAGTCGGCGACCTAGAAGTGATGTTCTACATCGAATGCATCTCAGGCGAGATCCTTGACACCCTCCACAAAGAACTCGAACCACTGGGCGATAGCCTCCTCATTGCCCGCGAGACAGACTCCCGCGCCACCATCCACATCCACTCGCGCCGGGCGGGTGAAGTAATCCAGCATGCAATCAGCGCAGGCCACATTAGCGATCTCCGTATAGAAATCCTCCCAGAACCTGCAGGCAGATTCGCTGAAGAACCGCGCCGGGTTCTCATGGCGGTAGCTCCTGATGGATTAGTAGCAGAACTCTACCGCAGCGCCGGTGTGAAAGTTGTGGCCCGCAATGTGGCTCAACTGTTGGCGGAGGATCCCTCCGATGACATTGTGGCCAAGATTGTCTCCATCGCGCGCAAATCTGATGCTGATGAAATTATCTTGCTGCCCAATGGATTACTAAACAAGCGTGAGTTGGTCTCTATTGAGCGCTCTAGCCATGCCTTTGAGCAAAGTGTGGTCATTTTGCCTACCTCCACGCTAGTGGCCGGTATTGCAGCAGTTGCAGTGCATGATCCCGCGCAGCCGGTGGCCGTGGATTCCTATGCCATGTCAGAAGCAGCAGGTGCCATGCGCACGGCCATGATCCGAAGCGCAACCAGTGCTGCGCTCACCCAAGCAGGCGCGTGCTCCAAGGGTGATCTGCTGAGCTTTATCGGACAGGAGATAGTCCTGGTTGCAGAAGAACTCAACGATGCGCTTTCGCGCACCACATACAAGCTTCTCGATGGCTCCAGCGAGCAAATTACTCTCCTCATTGCTCAAGACCGCCGCTTTGATTTTGATGAAGACCTTTTCCGCCGTGGCCTGGGCACTCATACCGATGTAGAGATCACCGTCTATCCTGCAACTGGAATGGAGAATCTGGTCGAGATCGGGGTGGAGTAAACACATGTTGGGTTGGCATGATGAGCGTTTGCTCAAAGATATCCTTCCGGCAAAGGAAGCCACAGCGATTAAAAAGGCGTTGGGGTACACCACTGCGGAAGAATTGCTTCGCCATAATGTGCGCAAATATTCCCACCACGGCTCCGGCGTTGGCATAGGCGATGCCAATGAAGGCGATCTTGTCACCATGGTTGGCCAGGTCGCTTTTGCCAAACAGTCCTATACCCAATCCGGAAAACTCCTGTACAAGGTCACAGTATTAACGGAGACAGAACGCATCGGCATTTCTTTCTTTGGCGCAAAGCATATTCCGCGGATCCTCCCAGAGGGTACCCGTGCGTTGTTTACCGGCAAGGTGAAGTTTTTCCGCAATGAGCCGCAGCTCTCGCATCCAGAGTTCATTGTTATTCCAGATCCAGGCTCCGGGAAGAAGCTCACCACTACTGGTGGCATGAAATCTTTGGCGGCATATGGCGATGTGGAAGAAGTTGCGCTGCGGTTAGTAGATCGCGAATACATTCCGATCTATTCGGGCACGGCATCGATGACCACATGGCGGATTATGGCGGCGGTCCAACGTGTGTTGGAAACCATGCCGGTGATCAAAGAACCGCTTCGTGTGGTGCCCAAGGGGATGCCGAGTTTTGATGAAGCAATCCGCGGCATTCATGATCCAGGAAATCAGCCACCCAGCACGTTTATTAATCGCCTGAAATACAATGAGGCGCTGTCACTGGCTACCGTGATGGCGATTCGGCGTGCCGATACGAAAAACCGCAAAGCGCCACCGATGCCACGAGCACTCAACGGGCATCAACATATGCTCATTGATGCGCTTAATTTCCAGCTCACCGCAGGACAAAAGCAGGTTATTCGTGAGATCAGCGCGGATATTGAACAACGTGCCCCGATGTCTCGGTTGCTTCAAGGTGAGGTGGGTTCTGGTAAAACCATCGTGTCATTGATTGCGATGTTGCAGGCTATTGATTCTGGCCGGCAATGTGCGATGCTGGCGCCTACGGAAGTGTTGGCTACTCAGCATGCACGCAGCCTGTCCAAAACGCTGCGCGATGCAGGCCTAGATATCAACGTTGTGCTCTTGACTGGCTCGATGCCCACCGCGGTGAAAAGGGAAGCACTCCTGGAAATTATCGCCGGTGACGCCGATATCGTGGTGGGCACGCATGCGCTTATTCAAGATGCTGTGGAGTTCTTTGACCTTGGACTGGTGGTGGTTGATGAGCAGCACCGTTTCGGCGTGGAACAGCGCGATCGTCTGCGCACCAAAGGTAGGGAAGGCCTCACCCCGCATCTCTTGGTCATGACAGCGACCCCCATTCCGCGCACCATCGCCATGACCGTATTCGGCGATCTGGCAGTGTCCACATTGAAAGAACTCCCCGGTGGGCGCCGCCCCATCCAAACCTCGGTGATCCCTGATTATAAAACCGGCTGGGTCAAGCGCGGCTGGGAGCGCATTGGAGAAGAAGTCCTTGCCGGACGCCAGGCCTATGTGGTGTGCCCGCGCATCGAAGGCGAGGGCGGCGTGTTAGAAATCCACGCATATCTAGAAGATCAAGTATTCCCAGGCCTCAACGTGGGCATGCTGCACGGACGCATGGATACTGAACTCAAAGATGCCGTCATGCAGGAATTTGCTCAAGGCGATATCGATATTTTGGTAGCCACCACTGTCATCGAAGTTGGTATCGACGTTGCCAACGCCACCGTCATGCTCATCCGTGAGGCCGAACGCTTTGGCGTCTCGCAGATTCACCAGCTGCGCGGACGTGTTGGCCGTGGCAATCATGATTCCCTTTGTCTGCTGCACACCACCTTCGAGGAGGGCTCCCCACAGGGGCAGCGTTTGGCTGCAATTTCCACCACAACAGACGGTTTTCAACTCTCTGAGCTTGATTTATTGGTGCGCCAAGAGGGAGATGTCTTAGGAACACGACAATCCGGCAGCGATACTAAACTGCGCCACCTCTCCTTCATCAGTGATCAAAAAATCATTGAACAAGCACTTATCGACGCCGCCGAGCTGGTTGCCGCTAGCCGCAGCAGGGCGCTTGAGTTGGTCAGCGATATCGCCATGATCAACCAGGAGTACCTGGAAAAGAGTTGATATTGATAGGGTTTAAGCC from the Corynebacterium crudilactis genome contains:
- a CDS encoding DAK2 domain-containing protein, whose amino-acid sequence is MDGTGVLEWARTAVEQLSERRAEINALNVFPVPDADTGSNMAYTMTAALDEAVKLEDTDNVARITEALAVGSVRGARGNSGVVLSQVLRAIAQAAADGVIDGRTIQQALAIARSLVDRAITDPVEGTVVTVLRSAAIEAEHLVDAGTTELPDVVNAAVTAARTALARTPSQLAVLREAGVVDAGGQGLVILLEALAAQIMGTHSATSPHNPGELDEEPTFHGKVGDLEVMFYIECISGEILDTLHKELEPLGDSLLIARETDSRATIHIHSRRAGEVIQHAISAGHISDLRIEILPEPAGRFAEEPRRVLMAVAPDGLVAELYRSAGVKVVARNVAQLLAEDPSDDIVAKIVSIARKSDADEIILLPNGLLNKRELVSIERSSHAFEQSVVILPTSTLVAGIAAVAVHDPAQPVAVDSYAMSEAAGAMRTAMIRSATSAALTQAGACSKGDLLSFIGQEIVLVAEELNDALSRTTYKLLDGSSEQITLLIAQDRRFDFDEDLFRRGLGTHTDVEITVYPATGMENLVEIGVE
- a CDS encoding ATP-dependent DNA helicase RecG, encoding MLGWHDERLLKDILPAKEATAIKKALGYTTAEELLRHNVRKYSHHGSGVGIGDANEGDLVTMVGQVAFAKQSYTQSGKLLYKVTVLTETERIGISFFGAKHIPRILPEGTRALFTGKVKFFRNEPQLSHPEFIVIPDPGSGKKLTTTGGMKSLAAYGDVEEVALRLVDREYIPIYSGTASMTTWRIMAAVQRVLETMPVIKEPLRVVPKGMPSFDEAIRGIHDPGNQPPSTFINRLKYNEALSLATVMAIRRADTKNRKAPPMPRALNGHQHMLIDALNFQLTAGQKQVIREISADIEQRAPMSRLLQGEVGSGKTIVSLIAMLQAIDSGRQCAMLAPTEVLATQHARSLSKTLRDAGLDINVVLLTGSMPTAVKREALLEIIAGDADIVVGTHALIQDAVEFFDLGLVVVDEQHRFGVEQRDRLRTKGREGLTPHLLVMTATPIPRTIAMTVFGDLAVSTLKELPGGRRPIQTSVIPDYKTGWVKRGWERIGEEVLAGRQAYVVCPRIEGEGGVLEIHAYLEDQVFPGLNVGMLHGRMDTELKDAVMQEFAQGDIDILVATTVIEVGIDVANATVMLIREAERFGVSQIHQLRGRVGRGNHDSLCLLHTTFEEGSPQGQRLAAISTTTDGFQLSELDLLVRQEGDVLGTRQSGSDTKLRHLSFISDQKIIEQALIDAAELVAASRSRALELVSDIAMINQEYLEKS